Proteins encoded by one window of Bacillus sp. DTU_2020_1000418_1_SI_GHA_SEK_038:
- the cymR gene encoding cysteine metabolism transcriptional regulator CymR produces the protein MKISTKGRYGLTIMMELAKKHGEGPISLKSIAQTNDLSEHYLEQLIAPLRNAGLVKSIRGAYGGYILGDLPGNITSGDIIRVLEGPISPVEGIEDEEPAKKHLWMRIRDAVKDVLDNTTLEDLANYKDDGDTDGYMFYI, from the coding sequence ATGAAAATATCGACAAAAGGCCGCTACGGTTTAACTATTATGATGGAATTAGCGAAGAAGCATGGAGAGGGTCCTATTTCTTTAAAATCAATTGCCCAGACAAATGATCTTTCTGAGCATTACTTGGAACAGCTCATTGCTCCTTTACGGAATGCGGGCTTAGTCAAGAGCATCCGCGGAGCTTATGGCGGTTATATTTTAGGAGATCTTCCCGGCAATATAACATCAGGAGACATTATTCGCGTCTTGGAAGGTCCAATTAGCCCTGTGGAAGGGATTGAAGACGAGGAGCCAGCGAAGAAACATCTTTGGATGAGAATACGTGATGCAGTAAAAGATGTGCTGGACAATACAACACTTGAGGATTTAGCTAATTATAAAGATGATGGAGATACAGACGGCTATATGTTTTATATTTAA
- a CDS encoding YitT family protein, whose translation MIKRGQIGSRFIVFIVGLLVMTLGAVLLILADLGATPWDIFHVGLYYQFGLTIGSWSIIVGFVILALSSVILKEFPKMGAFLNMVLFGLFMDFYLMLPFMQTPSSLTGKIIMFIFGIITCCYGMGIYISAQFGAGPRDSLMIALTSKTGWKVAHIRLCMEIAVLLIGWQLGGPVFWGTIIIGISIGPIAGIALPQCQNMTDRFLAKMKAKNKVPVLNEKDRGVS comes from the coding sequence ATGATAAAAAGGGGTCAAATTGGGTCAAGATTCATTGTTTTTATAGTGGGGCTGCTTGTCATGACTCTTGGGGCTGTGCTGTTAATTCTTGCTGATTTAGGTGCAACACCATGGGATATCTTTCATGTAGGCTTATATTATCAATTCGGGCTTACAATTGGAAGCTGGTCCATTATTGTCGGGTTCGTTATTTTGGCTTTATCATCTGTTATTCTGAAGGAGTTCCCAAAAATGGGTGCTTTTTTAAATATGGTTTTATTTGGTTTATTTATGGATTTTTATTTAATGCTTCCCTTTATGCAAACCCCATCTTCACTTACAGGGAAAATCATAATGTTTATTTTCGGAATTATTACTTGCTGCTACGGCATGGGTATTTATATTTCGGCACAATTTGGAGCGGGGCCAAGGGATAGCCTCATGATTGCCTTAACATCAAAAACAGGCTGGAAAGTTGCACATATTAGACTTTGCATGGAAATCGCCGTGCTTTTGATCGGCTGGCAGCTCGGAGGACCTGTTTTCTGGGGAACAATTATTATTGGAATTTCGATCGGTCCGATAGCAGGTATTGCTTTGCCGCAATGCCAGAATATGACTGACCGGTTCTTAGCTAAAATGAAAGCGAAAAATAAAGTGCCAGTTTTAAATGAAAAAGATAGAGGTGTAAGTTAA
- a CDS encoding replication-associated recombination protein A, whose translation MKPLAFRMRPRTIEEIIGQEHLVAQGKIINRMVRAKQLSSMILYGPPGIGKTSIASAIAGSTRFAFRNLNAVTNNKKDMEIVAAEAKMSGKVILLLDEVHRLDKGKQDFLLPYLENGMITLIGATTSNPYHAINPAIRSRCQIFELKPLSVKNIKEALLRAIEDKERGLGEKQVQVTEEALTHFSTASNGDVRSSLNALELAVLSTEPNSENIIQIDLAAAEECMQRKSLTHDKDGDAHYDVLSAFQKSIRGSDVNAALHYLGRLIEAGDLQSISRRLLVIAYEDIGLASPQAGARTLAAIETAERVGFPEGRIPLANAVIELCLSPKSNSAIMAIDTALADIRKGISGEIPDHLKDAHYQGAKELGRGIDYKYPHDYEGGWVKQQYLPNNIKNKLYYQPKKTGKFEQALSAIYSNLQK comes from the coding sequence ATTAAGCCATTAGCATTCCGAATGAGACCGCGAACGATCGAAGAAATCATTGGGCAGGAGCATCTTGTAGCCCAAGGGAAAATTATTAATCGAATGGTTAGAGCTAAACAGCTAAGCTCGATGATTTTATATGGACCTCCTGGGATAGGCAAAACGTCCATTGCTAGCGCAATTGCCGGTAGCACCCGCTTCGCCTTTCGCAACTTAAATGCTGTTACAAATAATAAAAAAGATATGGAAATCGTTGCCGCCGAAGCAAAAATGTCCGGCAAAGTCATCCTTCTCCTTGATGAAGTACACAGATTAGATAAAGGGAAGCAAGATTTCCTCCTTCCCTATTTAGAGAATGGGATGATTACGTTAATTGGCGCAACAACAAGCAACCCTTATCATGCCATTAATCCTGCGATCCGCAGCCGCTGTCAAATTTTTGAATTAAAGCCTTTATCAGTTAAAAATATTAAAGAGGCATTGCTCCGAGCAATCGAGGATAAGGAGCGAGGATTAGGAGAAAAACAAGTTCAAGTAACAGAAGAGGCACTTACTCATTTCTCCACTGCCTCAAATGGAGATGTTAGAAGCTCGTTAAATGCTTTAGAGCTGGCTGTTTTATCAACTGAACCTAATAGCGAAAACATCATACAAATTGATTTAGCAGCAGCAGAAGAATGCATGCAGCGAAAAAGCTTAACCCATGACAAAGATGGAGATGCCCATTATGATGTTCTCTCTGCATTCCAAAAATCGATCCGGGGAAGCGATGTCAATGCCGCTTTGCACTATTTAGGAAGATTAATTGAAGCAGGGGATTTGCAAAGCATCAGCAGACGTTTACTAGTAATCGCCTATGAAGATATCGGACTTGCTTCTCCCCAGGCAGGGGCTCGAACACTTGCAGCGATTGAAACGGCCGAACGGGTAGGCTTTCCTGAGGGAAGAATACCTCTTGCAAATGCAGTTATCGAGCTTTGCTTATCACCAAAATCGAACTCAGCAATTATGGCAATAGATACAGCCCTTGCCGATATTAGAAAAGGAATCAGCGGCGAAATCCCAGATCACCTTAAGGATGCTCATTATCAAGGGGCTAAGGAACTTGGCAGAGGAATTGATTATAAATACCCCCACGATTATGAGGGCGGCTGGGTTAAGCAGCAATACCTGCCGAATAATATTAAAAATAAACTATACTACCAGCCGAAGAAGACAGGTAAATTCGAGCAAGCTTTATCAGCTATTTATTCAAATCTGCAAAAATAA
- a CDS encoding ABC transporter permease — protein MFRLIQNEWMKIFKRPGTYVMIGILLLVTTIAGGFIKYQESKGAVPDNTEWKRGLQVQNDSYEKQLEEMGSSAPREMKEHYEREIALNTYRIDHDISPNVDYSIWGFVNDASQTIEFVGLFTIIIAAGIVASEFNWGTIKLLLIRPIKRGKILLSKYLTVLLFGLFMLALLFVYSGGLGAILFGMPEHPTPYLKYFNGAVTEQSMFVHLLNYYSLKSINMLMLATMAFMISAAFRSSSLAIGLSLFLLFMGGQVTRLISMKYEWAKYLLFANTDLLQYFEGSPMVEGMSLGFSVTMLVLYFALFQAVAFYVFKKRDVAA, from the coding sequence ATGTTTAGACTGATCCAAAATGAATGGATGAAAATATTTAAGCGGCCTGGGACGTATGTGATGATTGGAATTCTCCTTTTAGTTACAACGATAGCTGGCGGTTTTATTAAATATCAGGAATCTAAAGGAGCTGTACCAGATAACACAGAATGGAAAAGAGGGCTTCAAGTTCAGAATGACAGTTATGAAAAGCAGCTAGAAGAAATGGGCAGTTCTGCACCAAGAGAAATGAAGGAGCATTATGAAAGAGAAATAGCGCTAAATACGTATCGAATCGACCATGATATTTCTCCAAATGTGGATTATTCGATATGGGGATTTGTTAATGATGCTTCACAGACGATCGAATTTGTTGGATTATTTACGATCATTATTGCAGCAGGAATTGTCGCAAGTGAATTTAATTGGGGAACCATTAAGCTGTTATTAATTCGTCCCATTAAAAGGGGGAAAATTTTGCTGTCAAAGTATTTAACAGTTCTCCTGTTTGGCTTATTTATGCTTGCTCTCCTATTTGTTTATTCTGGTGGACTAGGGGCAATCCTTTTTGGCATGCCTGAACATCCGACTCCTTATTTAAAATATTTTAACGGGGCGGTTACTGAACAAAGTATGTTTGTTCATTTACTCAATTATTACAGTCTTAAATCAATCAATATGCTAATGCTTGCTACAATGGCATTTATGATTTCAGCAGCATTCAGAAGTAGTTCACTTGCAATTGGCTTGTCCTTATTCCTTTTATTCATGGGGGGACAGGTGACTAGATTGATTTCGATGAAATACGAATGGGCAAAATATTTATTATTTGCAAACACTGATTTGCTGCAATATTTTGAGGGATCTCCAATGGTAGAAGGTATGTCATTAGGTTTCTCAGTGACAATGTTAGTTTTATATTTCGCTTTATTTCAAGCAGTCGCTTTCTATGTATTTAAGAAAAGAGACGTAGCCGCTTAA
- a CDS encoding ABC transporter ATP-binding protein yields MSATVEIQNVTKIINGRTIIDSLSFNVNKGEVFGFLGPNGAGKTTTIRMIVGLIGMTSGDIKILGHSINADFEKAITHVGAIVENPEMYKFMSGYQNLIHYARMSKGVSKEKINETVELVGLTDRIHDKVKTYSLGMRQRLGLAQCLLHDPKVLILDEPTNGLDPAGIREIRDHLRMLARERDMAVIVSSHLLSEMEMMCDRIGIIQYGKLIDVQLISDFVQGNEKVYEMEVDKKEKASSIIGELFSELQVKLTENGIAVPLKREVVPVIVKELVKSEIQIYGIKEMTKTLEDRFLEVTSTEVN; encoded by the coding sequence ATGAGCGCTACTGTAGAGATTCAAAACGTAACAAAAATCATTAATGGAAGAACAATCATTGATTCTCTGAGCTTTAATGTTAATAAAGGGGAAGTGTTTGGTTTTCTTGGACCTAATGGTGCCGGAAAGACAACCACGATTCGGATGATAGTGGGGTTAATTGGGATGACATCTGGTGATATCAAAATCCTTGGCCACAGTATCAATGCAGATTTTGAAAAAGCCATTACCCATGTAGGTGCTATTGTTGAGAACCCTGAAATGTATAAATTTATGAGCGGCTATCAGAACCTTATTCATTATGCAAGAATGTCTAAGGGAGTATCGAAGGAGAAAATTAATGAGACTGTAGAGCTTGTCGGTTTGACAGACAGAATCCATGATAAGGTGAAAACTTATTCCCTCGGTATGAGACAAAGATTAGGACTGGCACAATGCCTTTTACATGATCCTAAAGTATTGATACTGGACGAGCCGACCAATGGGTTAGACCCGGCCGGAATTAGGGAAATTAGGGATCATCTAAGAATGCTAGCACGAGAAAGGGATATGGCAGTTATCGTATCAAGCCACCTTTTATCGGAAATGGAAATGATGTGTGACCGTATTGGCATCATTCAATACGGAAAGCTCATTGATGTTCAGCTGATTAGCGATTTTGTTCAAGGGAATGAAAAGGTTTATGAGATGGAAGTGGATAAAAAGGAGAAAGCGAGTTCTATAATAGGGGAGCTATTCTCTGAATTGCAGGTGAAATTGACTGAGAATGGCATTGCAGTTCCATTAAAAAGAGAGGTAGTTCCAGTTATAGTGAAAGAGCTTGTTAAAAGTGAAATACAAATTTATGGAATAAAAGAGATGACAAAAACATTAGAAGACCGATTCCTAGAAGTGACATCCACGGAGGTGAATTGA
- a CDS encoding ABC transporter ATP-binding protein → MIEFQHVTKKYGREIGLDDVTFTLESGKIYGLLGPNGSGKSTTLKMIAGLVLPSTGKVIVNGKASDRRIAASVAYLSELDMFYQPFKVKDMINFHASQFADFRMERAKELVQFMNLDPNKKIKQLSKGNRGRLKLVLALARESSVLLLDEPFSGLDPMVRDSIVKSLLSYIDFENQIVIIATHEIDEIEPLLDEVLAMQNGKLIGRHHVEELRETEGISIIEWMKRTFKESRGE, encoded by the coding sequence ATGATTGAATTTCAGCATGTCACGAAAAAGTACGGAAGAGAAATAGGTTTGGATGATGTCACGTTCACACTTGAAAGCGGGAAAATATATGGGCTGCTTGGTCCGAACGGAAGCGGAAAATCTACAACCTTAAAGATGATCGCTGGTCTTGTACTCCCATCAACTGGGAAGGTAATTGTGAATGGGAAAGCATCTGATCGAAGAATAGCTGCAAGTGTAGCCTATCTGTCAGAGCTTGATATGTTCTATCAGCCTTTTAAAGTAAAGGATATGATCAACTTCCATGCTTCACAGTTTGCGGATTTTCGAATGGAACGGGCGAAAGAATTAGTTCAATTTATGAACTTGGATCCGAATAAAAAAATTAAGCAACTGTCAAAAGGAAACCGCGGACGTTTAAAGCTCGTGCTAGCCTTAGCAAGGGAATCATCTGTGTTGCTATTAGATGAACCATTTTCTGGGCTAGATCCAATGGTGAGGGATTCTATCGTAAAAAGCTTGCTTTCCTATATTGATTTTGAAAACCAAATCGTCATTATTGCAACACATGAGATTGATGAAATTGAGCCCCTGCTAGATGAAGTGTTAGCCATGCAAAATGGGAAATTAATTGGCCGCCACCATGTTGAAGAGCTTAGAGAAACAGAAGGTATTTCCATTATCGAATGGATGAAAAGGACATTTAAAGAATCGAGGGGAGAATAA
- a CDS encoding GntR family transcriptional regulator, which yields MGEEFQASKPIYIQIVDKINQQIARGELLPGNKLPSVREMAIQTGVNPNTIQRTYSELERMEIVETKRGQGTFVTENTNQIKDLKAKLQMDIIEAFFNNMKELGFSEEEMVSGLQFYIKGKREG from the coding sequence ATGGGAGAGGAATTCCAAGCATCAAAGCCGATATATATACAGATCGTTGATAAAATAAATCAGCAAATCGCGAGAGGAGAATTATTGCCTGGAAACAAACTCCCTTCTGTCCGTGAAATGGCGATTCAAACTGGAGTCAATCCAAATACAATTCAACGAACCTATAGTGAGTTAGAAAGGATGGAAATCGTGGAAACGAAACGCGGGCAAGGGACATTTGTGACTGAAAACACCAACCAAATTAAGGACTTAAAGGCGAAGCTGCAGATGGATATTATTGAAGCATTTTTTAATAACATGAAAGAGCTTGGCTTTTCGGAAGAAGAAATGGTCTCTGGCTTACAATTTTATATTAAAGGAAAGCGAGAGGGTTAA
- a CDS encoding Myb-like DNA-binding domain-containing protein codes for MKARKGLWTEEEDHLLMEIVEEYVSNGDSRASAFKKASIELGRSEAACKSRWNSVLKDKAEKSIKAPKEPFENKELESSQIHLPEKNEPINSLDQAISFLKNYSAELPEAELIDENNRLQEDNNRLNAKNKSLMKTLVEKQELFEMEREKYENVLKILQQADCLLKKEPIRMIH; via the coding sequence ATGAAGGCGCGAAAAGGTTTATGGACAGAAGAAGAAGATCATTTGCTGATGGAAATTGTAGAGGAGTATGTTTCAAACGGGGATTCTAGGGCTTCAGCGTTTAAAAAAGCCAGCATAGAATTAGGGAGATCGGAGGCAGCCTGTAAATCAAGATGGAATTCAGTTTTAAAAGATAAAGCCGAAAAAAGCATTAAAGCCCCTAAAGAACCCTTCGAAAATAAAGAACTTGAATCTTCGCAAATTCATTTGCCTGAAAAAAATGAGCCTATCAATAGTTTGGATCAAGCAATTAGCTTTCTTAAAAATTATTCTGCTGAGTTACCAGAAGCCGAACTAATAGATGAAAATAACCGCCTTCAGGAAGATAATAATCGTCTTAATGCTAAAAATAAATCACTAATGAAAACACTTGTTGAGAAGCAGGAACTATTTGAGATGGAAAGAGAAAAATATGAAAACGTCTTAAAAATATTACAACAAGCAGACTGCCTGTTAAAGAAAGAGCCTATTAGGATGATTCATTAA
- a CDS encoding tRNA threonylcarbamoyladenosine dehydratase, with protein MLHQFSRNELAIGKEGLDIMKNSTVAVLGVGGVGTFAAEALARSGVGRLVLVDKDDVDITNVNRQIIALLSTVGQPKVDLMKERIKDINPECEVIALKMFYTEETYEQFFEYGLDFVIDASDTISYKIHLMKECLKRNIPMISSMGAANKMDPTRFQIADISKTHTDPIAKVIRTRLRKEGIRKGIPVVFSDESPIVIREDVRKEVGKDDAVIRKAKMPPSSNAFVPSVAGLVMASYVVRELLKDIKVNRVKNENY; from the coding sequence ATGTTGCATCAATTTTCAAGAAATGAACTTGCTATCGGTAAAGAAGGGTTAGACATCATGAAAAACAGCACAGTTGCTGTTCTAGGGGTTGGCGGTGTAGGGACCTTCGCTGCAGAAGCGTTAGCCCGGTCTGGTGTTGGGCGATTAGTATTAGTTGATAAAGACGATGTTGATATTACAAATGTAAATCGGCAAATTATTGCCTTGCTTTCCACTGTTGGTCAGCCAAAGGTTGATTTAATGAAAGAGCGGATCAAGGACATTAACCCAGAATGTGAAGTAATTGCGTTGAAAATGTTTTATACCGAGGAAACGTACGAGCAGTTTTTCGAGTATGGCCTTGATTTTGTCATCGATGCATCAGATACGATTTCTTATAAAATTCATTTAATGAAAGAATGTTTAAAGAGAAATATCCCGATGATTTCAAGCATGGGTGCTGCCAATAAGATGGATCCAACCCGATTCCAAATTGCAGATATTTCTAAAACGCATACAGATCCAATCGCAAAAGTCATTCGCACCCGATTAAGAAAAGAAGGAATTCGCAAGGGAATTCCAGTTGTGTTTTCAGATGAAAGCCCAATTGTTATTCGTGAGGATGTAAGAAAGGAAGTTGGAAAAGACGATGCTGTTATTCGTAAGGCAAAAATGCCGCCTTCTTCTAATGCTTTCGTCCCGTCAGTCGCTGGTTTAGTTATGGCTAGCTATGTTGTTAGAGAACTGTTAAAGGATATTAAAGTGAATCGAGTTAAGAATGAGAATTACTAA
- a CDS encoding nitronate monooxygenase has protein sequence MNLIILKQSKWGFILNLPQLKIGHMEPKVPILQGGMGVGISLSGLASAVANAGGIGIISGTGISTDELKFHIKRAKEKIIGQGYIGVNVLFAMNDFAEKMKAAIEEKVDFIISGAGISRDMYSWGKESGIPVISIVSTAKLARLSERLGASAVVVEGCEAGGHLGTDRPLFEILPEVVEAVNIPVIAAGGILTGEDVAKAIQMGASGVQMGTRFVASEECDAPFAFKEKYVNAKKEDTILVKTTVGLQGRAIKNKFTDLISGTGKLKIDKCHDCLKNCSYRFCTLDSLLKSVGGDVENGLVFAGARVSEIKQILPVHTIIQNITDEYLAVK, from the coding sequence ATGAACCTAATCATTCTAAAACAATCGAAATGGGGTTTTATATTGAACTTACCACAATTAAAAATTGGCCATATGGAACCAAAAGTTCCCATTCTTCAAGGAGGTATGGGAGTTGGTATATCACTAAGCGGGCTCGCTTCAGCTGTAGCAAATGCAGGCGGGATTGGCATAATATCAGGAACTGGGATTTCAACAGATGAACTGAAATTTCATATTAAAAGGGCAAAGGAAAAGATTATTGGACAAGGCTATATTGGCGTCAATGTATTATTTGCGATGAATGATTTTGCCGAAAAAATGAAAGCTGCCATAGAGGAAAAGGTCGATTTTATTATTTCCGGTGCTGGTATTTCACGCGATATGTATTCCTGGGGGAAAGAGAGTGGAATTCCGGTAATTTCCATTGTTTCTACAGCTAAGCTAGCAAGACTTTCTGAAAGATTAGGAGCTTCTGCAGTTGTTGTTGAAGGATGTGAAGCAGGCGGACACTTAGGAACGGATCGCCCTTTATTTGAAATCCTTCCAGAAGTAGTTGAAGCGGTTAACATTCCAGTCATTGCAGCTGGTGGAATACTAACCGGAGAAGATGTAGCAAAAGCGATTCAAATGGGTGCTTCAGGTGTACAAATGGGTACAAGGTTTGTTGCCAGTGAGGAATGTGACGCTCCATTTGCCTTTAAAGAAAAATATGTGAATGCGAAAAAAGAAGATACAATTCTTGTTAAAACAACAGTTGGTCTGCAAGGGAGAGCAATAAAGAACAAATTCACCGATTTAATTTCTGGTACGGGAAAATTAAAAATCGATAAATGCCATGATTGCTTAAAAAACTGCTCCTACCGCTTTTGCACTCTAGATTCACTTCTGAAATCTGTAGGCGGCGATGTAGAAAACGGCCTCGTATTCGCGGGTGCAAGAGTTTCTGAAATTAAGCAAATATTGCCCGTTCACACAATCATACAAAACATTACTGATGAATATTTAGCTGTTAAATAA
- the aspS gene encoding aspartate--tRNA ligase: MFGRTYYCGEVTEAAIGEKVILKGWVQKRRDLGGLIFIDLRDRTGIIQIVFNPEVSQEALAIAEKVRNEYVLDIEGEVIARGEGTINENIATGRIEVLVKKISILNEAKTPPFMVDDKTDVSEDVRLKYRYLDLRRPAMFETLKMRYQVTKAMRDFLDGEGFLDIETPILTKSTPEGARDYLVPSRVHPGEFYALPQSPQIFKQLLMVGGLERYYQIARCFRDEDLRADRQPEFTQVDMEMSFMSQDEIIGLMENMMKKVMKEVKGLDIQLPFHRMTYQEAMDRFGSDKPDTRFGLELTDLSEIVKDSSFKVFAGAVSSGGQVKAINVKNGGSKYSRKDIDALTEFAAVYGAKGLAWLKAEEDGLKGPIAKFISEDEQKAMTATLSIETGDLLLFVADKKNVVADALGALRLKLGKELGLIDQSKFNFLWITDWPLLEYDEEAGRYFAAHHPFTMPFREDLELLDTDPSNVRAQAYDLVLNGYELGGGSLRIFERAVQEKMFNVLGFTQEEANEQFGFLMEAFEYGTPPHGGIALGLDRLVMLLAGRSNLRDTIAFPKTASASCLLTNAPGEVSAAQLNDLHLALNVKK; encoded by the coding sequence ATGTTTGGGAGAACGTACTACTGCGGAGAAGTGACAGAAGCCGCCATTGGCGAAAAGGTTATATTAAAAGGTTGGGTACAAAAGCGCCGTGATTTAGGAGGATTAATCTTCATCGATTTGCGCGACCGTACTGGCATTATCCAAATTGTTTTTAACCCGGAGGTTTCACAAGAGGCACTTGCTATCGCGGAAAAAGTAAGAAATGAATATGTGCTTGATATAGAAGGAGAAGTCATCGCTCGCGGAGAAGGCACAATCAATGAAAATATTGCGACTGGTCGTATTGAAGTACTAGTTAAAAAGATTTCGATCTTAAATGAAGCTAAAACTCCCCCATTCATGGTTGATGATAAAACAGATGTTTCCGAGGATGTTCGTTTAAAATATCGGTACCTTGATTTGAGAAGGCCGGCTATGTTCGAAACTTTAAAAATGCGTTATCAAGTTACGAAAGCGATGAGGGATTTTCTAGACGGTGAAGGCTTCCTTGATATCGAAACACCGATTTTAACGAAAAGTACGCCAGAAGGTGCCCGTGACTATTTAGTTCCAAGCCGTGTACATCCAGGTGAGTTCTATGCATTGCCGCAATCTCCGCAAATTTTTAAACAGCTGTTAATGGTTGGCGGCTTAGAAAGATATTATCAAATTGCCCGCTGTTTCCGTGATGAGGATTTGCGTGCGGACCGTCAGCCTGAATTTACGCAGGTCGATATGGAAATGAGCTTTATGAGCCAGGATGAAATAATTGGCCTAATGGAAAACATGATGAAAAAGGTCATGAAGGAAGTAAAGGGGCTAGATATCCAACTTCCATTCCATCGGATGACGTATCAGGAGGCGATGGATCGCTTTGGCTCTGATAAGCCTGATACTCGTTTTGGCTTGGAATTAACAGATTTATCGGAGATTGTGAAGGACTCCAGCTTTAAAGTATTTGCAGGAGCCGTATCATCCGGCGGTCAAGTAAAGGCAATTAATGTGAAAAATGGCGGCAGCAAATATTCAAGAAAAGATATTGACGCGTTAACTGAATTTGCAGCTGTTTATGGGGCAAAAGGTCTTGCTTGGTTAAAGGCAGAAGAGGACGGATTAAAGGGCCCGATTGCTAAATTCATATCCGAGGATGAACAAAAGGCAATGACTGCCACTTTGTCTATTGAAACGGGAGATTTATTATTATTTGTAGCAGACAAGAAAAACGTTGTGGCTGATGCACTTGGAGCTCTTCGTTTAAAGCTTGGTAAAGAGCTTGGACTGATCGATCAAAGCAAGTTTAACTTCCTTTGGATTACAGATTGGCCATTATTAGAATATGATGAAGAGGCAGGCCGTTATTTTGCGGCACATCATCCGTTCACAATGCCATTTAGAGAGGATTTGGAACTGCTTGATACGGATCCATCCAATGTTAGAGCTCAAGCCTATGACCTTGTATTAAACGGTTATGAGCTTGGCGGCGGCTCCCTTCGTATTTTTGAAAGAGCTGTACAGGAAAAAATGTTTAATGTCCTTGGCTTTACGCAAGAGGAAGCAAATGAGCAATTTGGTTTCTTAATGGAAGCATTTGAATACGGCACGCCTCCTCATGGCGGTATTGCTTTAGGCTTAGACAGATTAGTTATGCTGCTGGCAGGAAGATCTAATCTTCGTGACACAATTGCATTCCCGAAAACAGCAAGTGCAAGCTGTCTGTTAACAAATGCTCCTGGAGAAGTGAGTGCAGCGCAATTAAATGATTTGCACCTTGCATTGAACGTAAAAAAATGA